The following coding sequences are from one Aliarcobacter skirrowii CCUG 10374 window:
- a CDS encoding molybdopterin synthase catalytic subunit produces the protein MFKQDLQLHKGSLNIEKIHNSWYEKYKNLNYGAFITFVGIVRDENGIDGLSFDIYEPILKKWFASWQEKAKTKDAIVFLAHSLGDVKNHESSYIAGVCSPQRRVALELIDEFVEDFKKNAPIWKYDLRDNKRIYAKDRSQKIDGAGILS, from the coding sequence ATGTTTAAACAAGATTTACAGCTTCACAAAGGAAGCTTAAATATAGAGAAAATTCATAACTCTTGGTATGAAAAATATAAAAATCTAAATTATGGTGCGTTTATAACTTTTGTTGGCATTGTAAGAGATGAAAATGGAATAGATGGTTTATCTTTTGATATTTATGAACCTATTTTAAAAAAATGGTTTGCTTCATGGCAAGAAAAAGCAAAAACTAAAGATGCAATAGTTTTTCTAGCTCACAGCCTTGGAGATGTAAAAAATCATGAAAGCTCATACATAGCTGGTGTTTGTAGCCCTCAAAGAAGAGTTGCTTTAGAGCTAATAGATGAGTTTGTAGAAGATTTTAAAAAAAATGCTCCTATTTGGAAATATGATTTAAGAGATAATAAAAGAATTTATGCAAAAGATAGAAGCCAAAAAATAGATGGTGCTGGGATTTTATCATGA
- a CDS encoding MoaD/ThiS family protein — MIKIEFLGPINKEDMNLDIKNLKELSDILKNDEKVSSWLETCAVAINDCLVSSKDVELKSGDKVSLLPPVCGG, encoded by the coding sequence ATGATAAAAATTGAATTTTTAGGTCCAATAAATAAAGAGGATATGAATTTAGATATAAAAAATTTAAAAGAGTTATCAGATATTTTAAAAAATGATGAGAAAGTATCTTCTTGGCTTGAGACTTGTGCAGTTGCTATAAATGATTGTTTAGTTAGCTCAAAAGATGTTGAATTGAAAAGTGGAGATAAAGTAAGTTTACTTCCTCCTGTTTGTGGTGGTTGA